The Streptomyces lienomycini sequence CTGCGGGCGCTGGCCGGGGCGGGCTGCGCGGTGTGGGAGGTGGACGCGGAGACCCCCTCCCCCGCGGGAGGACGGCACCGCGTCGCCGGGTTCCCCTGCCGGCGTCTGGGCCCGGGCCCCCGGCGGCCGGGCGGCGCGGGCAAGCGGGTGCTGGACCTGACGCTGTCCGGGGTGCTGTTGCTGCTGCTGAGCCCCCTGCTGCTGGCCTGCGCGACGGTGCTGAGGGTGGTGGGCGGTCCGGGTGTGCTGTTCCGGCAGGAGCGCGTCGGCAAGGACGGCGTGCCGTTCACGCTGCTGAAGTTCCGCACCCACCGCCCGGCCGACGAGCACGAGTCGGCGACCCGGTGGAGCGTGGCGGACGAACGCCGGATGCCGTGGTTCTGCCGCTTCCTGCGGCGCACCTCGCTGGACGAACTGCTCCAGCTGTGGAACGTCTTCCGGGGCGACATGAGCCTGGTCGGCCCCCGCCCCGAACGCCCGTACTTCGTGGCCCAGTTCAGCCGCTCCCACCCCGGTTACGCGGCCCGCCACCGGATGCCGGCCGGGATCACGGGCCTGGCGCAGATCAACGGGCTGCGGGGCGACACCTCGATCGAGGACCGGGCCCGCTTCGACAACGCGTACATCGACGACTGGTCGCTGTGGCAGGACGTCTGCATCCTGCTGCGCACGGCCGTCGCGCTCGTGCGTCCCACGGGGAGCTGAGCGCGGTGAGCGGCCACGCCCTGACCCTGGGGACCGCCGGGCACCCGCGGCGGCTGCCGCCCGTGCTGGCCGTGGTCGCGGTCGTCGCCCTGCTCGCCCTGCCGCTGGGCCCGGACGCCGGGGGCGGCGCGCATCCGGCCGACGCGGTCTCCGCGCTGATGGTGCTGTACTGCGCCCTGCGGCTGGTGCGGGACCGGCGGCGCCCCCTGACCCGTACGGCCGCCGTGGTCCTCGGGCTGCCCGTCCTCGGGCTGGCCGTCGCCGCGGTGGGCGCCGTCTCGCCGGGGGCCGCGCTGACCGGCCTGGGCCGCTACCTCCAGGTCTTCGTCCTGGTCCCGGCCGCCGTGCTGCTCCTGGTCCGCGACCGGGCCGACGTGCGGCTGCTCACCTGGTCGACGGTGGGGCTCGCGGTGTGGCAGGGGGCGGTCGGCGTGCACCAGTACGTCACCGGGACCGGCGCCTCCTACCAGGGCGAGCGGATCCGGGCGGTGGGGACCTTCGGGGCGCAGGACGTGATGGGCATGGCGACCGTGGTCTCCTTGGGGCTGGTCTGCGCGGTCGGGCTGGCGCTGGGCCGGACACCGGTGCGGCACCGGCTGGTCGCCGCCGGGTGCGCGCTCGGTCTGCTGCTGCCGCTCGCCCTGTCGTTCAGCCGCGGGGCGTGGATCGCGACGGCGGTGACGTGCGCGGTGCAGTTGCTCCTGGCCGGGGTGCGCCGGGCGCTGGCGGTCGGGGCGGCCGTGGTCGCGGCCGCGGTGGTGCTGGTGGGCGGGTTCGGGGTCGGTACGGCGATGCTCCAGGAACGGGTCGCCAGCATCACCGAGGTCACCGCCGCCCCCGACCAGTCGGTGACCGACCGGTACACGATGTGGGCGGCGGCCTGCGACATGTGGCGGGAGCGGCCGTTGACCGGCGTGGGCCTGAAGGGGTTCCCCGAGCACCGCGACGCGCACGCCTCGCTGGCACTGTCCTCGGGCAGCGAGACCGACGGCGCAGGTGCCGGGTACCGCAGGCAGCCGCTGCTGTCCCCGCACAACATGTACCTGCTGGTGCTGGCCGAGCAGGGGCTGATCGGGCTGCTCGCGCTCGCCGGGAGCTGGCTGGCGCTGCTGGTACTGGCCCTGCGCCGGCTCCGTGGCGTGCGCCGGGCGCGGGGAGCGGTGCCGGACTGCGCGCTGGTCGCCTGCGGGCTGCTGGTGTGGCAGCTGACCGACTTCGCGTACGCGGACATCGGCGGGCCCTCGACCGTGCTGACGGCGGTCTGCTTCGGGCTGGCGGCCTGGTGGGCGCTGGGGTCCGGCGCGCGGGGGGTGGCGGAGCGGTGACGACGGCCGAGCCGCGCACGGCGCCAGGGGCGGGCGGTACGACCGTGCCCCCGGCCCGGGAGGCCGCGCCGGACGCGGTCGTCCCGGCGTCCGAGGGTCGTTCGTCGCGGGGTTTCCTGGCCCGCGCCGCCTTCGTGACGGCCGTGCTGTCGGTGGCCGGGTCGGTGCTCGGGCTGGCCCGGGACCAGGCGCTGGCCACGCTGTTCGGCGCGGGCAGCGAGACGGACGCCTTCCTGGTGGCGTGGACGGTGCCGGAGTTCGCGGCGACGTTGCTGATCGAGGACGGGCTGGCCTTCGCGCTGGTCCCGATGTTCAGCCTGGCCCTGGCCCGCCGCGCCCGGGGCGCCCCGCGAGACCCGGTCCGCGCGCTGGTCGCCTCGACCCTGCCCCGGCTGGCCCTGGCCTTCGCGGCGACCGGTGCGCTGGTCGCCGTCGCCGCGCCGGTGCTGGTGCGGGCCCTGGCGCCGGGGCTGCCCGACCACGCCCTCGCCGTGGACTGCACCCGGCTCACCGCCACCTGCGTCGTCAGCTTCGGGCTCGCCGGGTACTGCAGCGCCGCACTGCGCGCGCACCGGCGGTTCCTGGCACCGGCGGCGATCTACGTGGCGTACAACACCGGCATCATCACGGCGATGTTCGTGCTCGGCGGACGCTGGGGGGTGCGCTCGGCGGCGGTCGGGGTGGCGGTGGGCGGGGTCCTGATGGTGGCGGCCCAGTTGCCCTCGCTGCTCGGGCGGTTGCGGCGCCCGACGCCGGACGGCGAGCGGTCCCCGGGCCCCGAGGACCGGACGGCCGCCGAGGACCGGGCGACCGCTGAGGCCGGGACGGCCGTGGCCGACCTGACGCACACGGGCGACCGGAGATACACGCGGAACCAGACGCTCACGGACGACCGGACGAACCCGCAGAACCAGACGGTCACGGACGACCGGACGAACG is a genomic window containing:
- a CDS encoding exopolysaccharide biosynthesis polyprenyl glycosylphosphotransferase, which translates into the protein MVWLTLAALVAAYSPPQALSVRTLVLGFLLHTAAGCAGRAAVHRRHRTALLSRPRAALVVGPAATAQRVASALLRHPRCGLRPVGVVTDEPGGAAGLPVLSTGEEARRAVVQNGVRDVLIVAPSAAPSAAPSVPPSVDPAVRTRQAALLRALAGAGCAVWEVDAETPSPAGGRHRVAGFPCRRLGPGPRRPGGAGKRVLDLTLSGVLLLLLSPLLLACATVLRVVGGPGVLFRQERVGKDGVPFTLLKFRTHRPADEHESATRWSVADERRMPWFCRFLRRTSLDELLQLWNVFRGDMSLVGPRPERPYFVAQFSRSHPGYAARHRMPAGITGLAQINGLRGDTSIEDRARFDNAYIDDWSLWQDVCILLRTAVALVRPTGS
- a CDS encoding O-antigen ligase family protein; the encoded protein is MSGHALTLGTAGHPRRLPPVLAVVAVVALLALPLGPDAGGGAHPADAVSALMVLYCALRLVRDRRRPLTRTAAVVLGLPVLGLAVAAVGAVSPGAALTGLGRYLQVFVLVPAAVLLLVRDRADVRLLTWSTVGLAVWQGAVGVHQYVTGTGASYQGERIRAVGTFGAQDVMGMATVVSLGLVCAVGLALGRTPVRHRLVAAGCALGLLLPLALSFSRGAWIATAVTCAVQLLLAGVRRALAVGAAVVAAAVVLVGGFGVGTAMLQERVASITEVTAAPDQSVTDRYTMWAAACDMWRERPLTGVGLKGFPEHRDAHASLALSSGSETDGAGAGYRRQPLLSPHNMYLLVLAEQGLIGLLALAGSWLALLVLALRRLRGVRRARGAVPDCALVACGLLVWQLTDFAYADIGGPSTVLTAVCFGLAAWWALGSGARGVAER